A DNA window from Acidimicrobiales bacterium contains the following coding sequences:
- a CDS encoding pyridoxal phosphate-dependent aminotransferase — translation MGRISARVAAVTESATLAIDAKAKALKAAGEDVIGFGAGEPDFPTPAHIVDAAAEACRDPKNHRYTPAAGLPELRQAVADKTRRDSGLEVKPNQVLVTNGGKHAVYNTCATLLDDGDEVLLPAPYWTTYPEAIALAGGSSVVVPTDETTGFRTTVDQLEAARTERTKMLLFVSPSNPTGAVYRRSEVEAVGRWAAEHGLWVMTDEIYEHLVYGDAQHHSMPVVVPELADRCVVVNGVAKTYAMTGWRVGWMVGPADVISAAANLQSHATSNVANVSQRAALAAVTGDLSAVHEMRATYDRRRRRMLEMLRDIPGIECAEPEGAFYAFPSFSGVLGREIGARTPQTTLELAEVILDEAKVALVPGEAFGAPGYMRLSYALGDDDLAEGVTRIAKLLAG, via the coding sequence ATGGGACGCATCTCCGCACGCGTGGCCGCCGTCACGGAGTCCGCGACACTCGCCATCGACGCCAAGGCGAAGGCCCTCAAGGCGGCCGGTGAGGACGTGATCGGTTTCGGGGCGGGGGAGCCCGACTTCCCCACCCCCGCGCACATCGTCGACGCGGCCGCCGAGGCGTGCCGCGACCCGAAGAACCACCGGTACACGCCGGCCGCCGGTCTCCCGGAGCTCCGCCAGGCGGTCGCCGACAAGACCAGGCGCGACTCGGGGCTCGAGGTGAAGCCCAACCAGGTCCTCGTTACCAACGGCGGCAAGCACGCCGTGTACAACACGTGCGCCACGCTGCTCGACGACGGCGACGAGGTGCTCCTCCCCGCGCCGTACTGGACCACCTACCCGGAGGCCATCGCCCTGGCCGGCGGTTCAAGCGTGGTCGTGCCCACCGACGAGACGACCGGCTTCCGTACCACCGTCGACCAGCTCGAGGCGGCCCGCACCGAGCGCACGAAGATGCTGCTGTTCGTGTCCCCCTCCAACCCGACCGGGGCGGTGTACCGCCGATCCGAGGTCGAGGCGGTGGGCCGCTGGGCGGCCGAGCACGGTCTCTGGGTCATGACCGACGAGATCTACGAGCACCTCGTGTACGGCGATGCGCAGCACCACTCGATGCCCGTCGTCGTCCCCGAGCTGGCCGACCGGTGCGTCGTGGTGAACGGGGTGGCGAAGACCTACGCGATGACCGGCTGGCGCGTGGGGTGGATGGTCGGGCCCGCCGACGTCATCTCGGCCGCCGCCAACCTCCAGTCCCACGCCACGTCGAACGTCGCCAACGTGTCCCAGCGGGCCGCGCTGGCTGCCGTCACCGGCGACCTCTCCGCCGTGCACGAGATGCGCGCCACCTACGACCGCCGCCGCCGCCGGATGCTGGAGATGCTCCGGGACATCCCCGGGATCGAGTGCGCCGAGCCCGAGGGGGCGTTCTACGCCTTTCCCTCGTTCTCCGGGGTACTCGGCCGCGAGATCGGGGCACGGACGCCGCAGACCACGCTCGAGCTGGCCGAGGTCATCCTCGACGAGGCCAAGGTGGCCCTGGTTCCGGGCGAGGCGTTCGGCGCTCCCGGCTACATGCGGTTGTCCTACGCCCTTGGCGACGACGACCTCGCCGAGGGCGTCACCCGCATCGCCAAGCTTCTGGCCGGCTGA
- the serA gene encoding phosphoglycerate dehydrogenase, protein MARILITEQLAQRGLDMMADAGHQVDERLDLDPAGLVQAVPGAAALVIRSATQVTADVLDAGSDLVVVGRAGIGLDNVDVLAATRRGVMVVNAPQSNVLSAAEHTMALLLAQARNIPQASAALKQGRWERSRWEGVELYGKTLGVIGLGRIGTLVAQRALAFGMRLIAYDPFVSQDRARQLGIGLTGSLEELVSQADFLTIHVSKTPETVGMVGADLLAKAKPGLRLVNTARGGIVDEAALADAIASGTVASAGLDVFATEPTTESPLFELEHVTVTPHLGASTAEAQDKAGVTIAEQVLLALAGEFVPFAVNVSAAEASESVRPYLPLAERLGAMFGSLNEGTPPQLDVEYQGALADYDTSLLTLSVLKGLLSAGSNLDPVSYVNAPQLAAERGLTWRESKTSAAQNHVNLVTLRGGEHSVAGTLTGLRGEPRIVMVDDHAVDLPPGRHMLVVRNDDRVGMLALVTAVVAAAGVNVGNMTLGRSPAGDTALMVLGIDTPLPADGIDELRAAPGILDVRSVTL, encoded by the coding sequence ATGGCGCGCATCCTCATCACCGAGCAACTCGCCCAGCGCGGGCTCGACATGATGGCCGACGCGGGCCACCAGGTCGACGAACGGCTCGACCTCGATCCGGCCGGGCTGGTGCAGGCCGTCCCTGGCGCCGCTGCGCTCGTCATCCGCTCGGCCACGCAGGTCACGGCCGACGTGCTCGACGCCGGCTCCGATCTGGTGGTCGTCGGGCGGGCGGGCATCGGGCTCGACAACGTCGACGTGCTGGCGGCCACGCGGCGCGGCGTGATGGTGGTCAACGCCCCGCAGTCCAACGTGCTGTCGGCGGCGGAGCACACCATGGCCCTGCTCCTGGCGCAGGCGCGCAACATCCCCCAGGCCAGCGCCGCCCTCAAGCAGGGCCGGTGGGAACGCAGCCGCTGGGAGGGTGTCGAGCTGTACGGCAAGACGCTCGGGGTCATCGGCCTCGGTCGCATCGGCACCCTCGTGGCCCAACGGGCGCTCGCCTTCGGTATGCGACTCATCGCCTACGACCCGTTCGTGTCGCAGGACCGGGCCCGCCAGCTCGGCATCGGGCTCACGGGATCCCTCGAGGAGCTCGTCTCGCAGGCGGACTTCCTCACCATCCACGTGTCGAAGACGCCGGAGACCGTCGGCATGGTGGGCGCCGACCTCCTGGCCAAGGCGAAGCCCGGCCTCCGCCTGGTGAACACCGCGCGCGGCGGGATCGTCGACGAGGCCGCCCTGGCCGACGCCATCGCCTCGGGCACGGTCGCCAGCGCAGGGCTCGACGTGTTCGCCACCGAGCCGACCACCGAGTCGCCACTGTTCGAATTGGAGCACGTCACGGTGACGCCGCACCTCGGGGCAAGCACGGCGGAGGCCCAGGACAAGGCCGGTGTGACGATCGCCGAGCAGGTGCTTCTGGCGCTGGCCGGCGAGTTCGTCCCCTTCGCCGTGAACGTGAGCGCAGCCGAGGCGTCGGAGTCGGTTCGTCCCTACCTGCCCCTGGCCGAGCGCCTGGGGGCGATGTTCGGGTCCCTCAACGAGGGGACGCCGCCGCAACTCGACGTCGAGTACCAGGGTGCGCTGGCCGACTACGACACGTCCCTCCTGACCCTGTCGGTGCTGAAGGGCCTGCTCTCGGCCGGCTCCAACCTCGACCCGGTGTCGTACGTGAACGCGCCGCAGTTGGCGGCCGAGCGCGGTCTCACGTGGCGGGAGTCGAAGACGTCCGCAGCCCAGAACCACGTGAACCTCGTCACCCTGCGGGGTGGAGAGCACTCGGTGGCGGGCACCCTGACGGGGCTGCGGGGCGAGCCGCGGATCGTGATGGTGGACGACCACGCCGTCGACCTCCCGCCCGGACGGCACATGCTGGTGGTCCGCAACGACGACCGGGTCGGCATGCTGGCGCTGGTGACGGCCGTGGTCGCCGCCGCCGGCGTCAACGTGGGCAACATGACGCTCGGCCGCTCGCCGGCGGGCGACACCGCGCTGATGGTGCTCGGCATCGACACCCCGCTCCCCGCCGACGGGATCGACGAGCTACGGGCGGCCCCCGGCATCCTCGACGTCCGGTCGGTCACCCTCTGA
- a CDS encoding 2-isopropylmalate synthase, with protein MAERLIIFDTTLRDGEQSPGISLDVAEKLEIAEQLARLGVDYIEAGFPVASQGDFEAVETIAKTVQGPVIAGLSRTHRADVDRCWDAVRHAERARIHVFISTSPNHMEHMLKMTPAQVLAETRSGVARAREHTDDVEFSPQDATRTPLDFMMEVLQAAVDAGATTLNIPDTVGYGIPWDFGALIQYVRRNITGDYVTSTHCHNDLGLATANSLAGVQAGARQVEVCVNGLGERAGNAALEEVVMAVRIRADQFPGIEVGVRTEELARTSRLVSRLTGYPVQFNKAVVGRNAFVHESGIHQHGVLANASTYEIIDASSVGQQGSQIVLGKHSGRHAFSDTLEKMGLHVQGDALNAAFTRFKELADRKVQLTEADLEAIVAEEIGGVGAQPAFTLESLEVTGGTVGVPRARVVLMRDGEKTEATADGDGMIDAACQAIKAATGIDARLTDFNVSSVTGGVDALGDVIVQLDADGVKVSGRGVSTDVVEASARAFLNATNKVVRVRARSEARAPIDEVTP; from the coding sequence ATGGCCGAGCGACTGATCATCTTCGACACCACGCTGCGCGACGGCGAGCAGTCGCCGGGCATCTCGCTCGACGTGGCCGAGAAGCTGGAGATCGCCGAGCAGCTTGCCCGGCTGGGCGTGGACTACATCGAGGCCGGCTTCCCGGTCGCCAGCCAGGGCGACTTCGAGGCGGTGGAGACCATCGCCAAGACGGTGCAGGGCCCGGTCATCGCCGGGCTCTCGCGTACCCACCGGGCCGACGTCGACCGGTGCTGGGACGCCGTGCGCCACGCCGAGCGCGCCCGCATCCACGTGTTCATCTCGACCAGCCCCAATCACATGGAGCACATGCTGAAGATGACGCCCGCCCAGGTGCTGGCCGAGACGAGGTCGGGTGTCGCCCGGGCGCGCGAGCACACCGACGACGTCGAGTTCAGTCCCCAGGACGCCACCCGCACGCCCCTCGACTTCATGATGGAGGTCCTGCAGGCGGCCGTCGACGCCGGCGCCACGACGCTGAACATCCCCGACACCGTCGGCTACGGCATCCCGTGGGACTTCGGCGCACTGATCCAGTACGTGCGCCGCAACATCACGGGGGACTACGTCACGTCGACCCACTGCCACAACGACCTCGGGCTGGCCACCGCCAACTCGCTCGCCGGTGTCCAGGCCGGGGCCCGTCAGGTCGAGGTGTGCGTGAACGGACTGGGCGAACGGGCCGGCAACGCCGCCCTCGAGGAGGTCGTCATGGCCGTGCGCATCCGCGCCGACCAGTTCCCCGGCATCGAGGTCGGCGTGCGCACCGAGGAGCTGGCCCGCACCAGCCGCCTCGTGAGCCGTCTCACCGGCTATCCCGTCCAGTTCAACAAGGCGGTTGTCGGTCGCAACGCCTTCGTGCACGAATCGGGCATCCACCAGCACGGCGTCCTCGCCAACGCCAGCACGTACGAGATCATCGACGCGTCCTCGGTGGGGCAGCAGGGCAGCCAGATCGTGCTGGGGAAGCACTCCGGTCGCCATGCCTTCAGTGACACGCTGGAGAAGATGGGCCTGCACGTCCAGGGCGACGCGCTCAACGCCGCCTTCACCCGTTTCAAGGAGCTGGCCGACCGCAAGGTCCAGCTCACCGAGGCCGACCTCGAGGCCATCGTGGCCGAGGAGATCGGCGGCGTGGGTGCCCAGCCGGCGTTCACGCTCGAGTCGCTGGAGGTGACCGGCGGCACCGTCGGTGTGCCGCGGGCCCGCGTCGTGCTCATGCGCGACGGCGAGAAGACCGAGGCCACCGCCGACGGCGACGGCATGATCGACGCCGCCTGTCAGGCCATCAAGGCGGCCACCGGCATCGACGCACGGCTCACGGACTTCAACGTCTCCTCGGTCACCGGCGGCGTCGACGCCCTCGGGGACGTCATCGTGCAGCTCGACGCCGACGGGGTGAAGGTCTCCGGGCGCGGCGTCTCCACCGACGTGGTGGAGGCGTCCGCACGTGCGTTCCTCAACGCCACCAACAAGGTCGTGCGGGTGCGGGCCCGCAGCGAGGCCCGTGCGCCGATCGACGAGGTGACGCCGTAG
- a CDS encoding DUF3105 domain-containing protein gives MAGGKGAKASRSKGKKRPPAKRPPGAAARAGAGSPASSAGTPAPPGTPPPAAGGPKLTRAERLEAAQRARRRKAAITRAAIAGAIALVVLVVGAIVVVNTKHEEAATKRLTAGSCTYDTKADKTSSTGQKHVPPASYEVDPPAGGNHTPEAAVSGDYSGGDDVPTDFRIVHALEHGYVTVWYRPDLGEQELAAVRKPFDRYPDDVLVVPRASLGGKVAATAWGRRLLCTDVEPAQLTEFVRLYRNKGPEKVPHT, from the coding sequence GTGGCGGGCGGGAAAGGCGCGAAGGCGTCCAGGTCGAAGGGCAAGAAGCGCCCGCCCGCCAAGCGCCCACCCGGGGCGGCCGCCCGGGCGGGAGCCGGATCCCCGGCGAGCTCTGCGGGAACGCCGGCGCCTCCCGGCACGCCGCCGCCGGCGGCAGGGGGGCCGAAGCTCACGCGGGCGGAGCGGCTGGAGGCAGCGCAGCGGGCCCGCAGGCGCAAGGCGGCGATCACCAGGGCCGCCATCGCCGGCGCGATCGCGCTGGTCGTCCTGGTCGTGGGCGCAATCGTGGTGGTGAACACCAAGCACGAGGAGGCGGCCACGAAACGGCTCACGGCCGGCTCGTGCACCTACGACACGAAGGCCGACAAGACGTCGTCCACCGGGCAGAAGCACGTGCCTCCGGCCTCCTACGAGGTGGACCCTCCGGCCGGCGGCAATCACACGCCGGAAGCGGCGGTGTCAGGGGATTACAGCGGCGGCGATGACGTGCCCACCGATTTCAGGATTGTCCACGCCCTGGAGCACGGGTACGTCACCGTGTGGTACCGGCCCGACCTCGGCGAGCAGGAGCTGGCCGCTGTCCGCAAGCCGTTCGACCGCTATCCCGACGACGTGCTCGTCGTGCCCCGCGCCTCGCTCGGCGGCAAGGTTGCGGCCACGGCCTGGGGGCGGCGCCTACTGTGCACCGACGTCGAGCCGGCGCAGCTCACCGAGTTCGTCCGCCTGTACCGCAACAAAGGACCGGAGAAGGTTCCCCACACCTGA
- the serC gene encoding phosphoserine transaminase — protein MSTQSPADIRIPTTLLPADGRFGCGPSKVRPDAVSALAGAAPSYLGTSHRQAGVRSVVGRLREGIASLFDAPDGYEVVLGNGGATTFWDVATFCLIGRRSQHLSFGEFSSKFAAAAAAAPHLEAPEVISSPAGTHPLPEARVDIDLYALTHNETSTGVSMPIARPDGAPGGSLVAVDATSAAGGLRVDATQVDAYYFAPQKCFASDGGLWTVLLSPAAVERVEVLARAGRWVPASLDLRIALENSRLDQTYNTPALATLFLFAEQVQWMLDNGGLEWAASRCDRSAEYLYGWAEASPYASPFVAKPAERSHVVGTIDLDAGVDATAVTKALRANGILDTEPYRKLGRNQLRVAMFPAIDPEDVAALTRCIDHVVAALT, from the coding sequence GTGAGCACCCAGTCCCCAGCCGACATACGCATCCCCACCACGCTGCTTCCCGCCGACGGGCGGTTCGGCTGCGGCCCCTCCAAGGTGCGCCCCGACGCCGTCTCGGCGCTGGCCGGCGCCGCACCCTCGTACCTGGGCACGAGCCACCGCCAGGCGGGCGTCCGGTCGGTGGTCGGGCGCCTGCGCGAGGGCATTGCCTCCTTGTTCGACGCCCCCGACGGCTACGAGGTCGTCCTCGGAAACGGGGGCGCCACGACGTTCTGGGACGTGGCCACGTTCTGCCTCATCGGCCGACGCAGCCAGCACCTTTCCTTCGGCGAGTTCTCGTCCAAGTTCGCAGCAGCGGCGGCCGCCGCACCGCACCTCGAGGCGCCCGAGGTCATCTCGTCGCCGGCCGGGACGCACCCGCTCCCCGAGGCCCGAGTCGACATCGACCTCTACGCGCTGACGCACAACGAGACGTCCACCGGTGTGTCGATGCCGATCGCCAGGCCCGACGGCGCGCCGGGCGGCTCGCTGGTCGCCGTCGACGCCACGTCGGCGGCGGGCGGCCTGCGCGTCGACGCCACCCAGGTGGATGCCTATTACTTCGCCCCCCAGAAGTGCTTCGCGTCCGACGGCGGGCTGTGGACCGTCCTGCTCTCCCCCGCGGCCGTGGAACGCGTGGAGGTGCTGGCCCGCGCCGGGCGCTGGGTGCCGGCGTCGCTCGACCTGCGGATCGCCCTCGAGAACTCCCGGCTCGATCAGACCTACAACACCCCGGCCCTGGCGACGCTGTTCCTCTTCGCCGAGCAGGTCCAGTGGATGCTCGACAACGGAGGCCTCGAGTGGGCCGCATCCCGGTGTGACCGCTCCGCGGAGTACCTCTACGGCTGGGCGGAGGCGTCGCCCTACGCGTCGCCGTTCGTGGCCAAGCCGGCGGAGCGCAGCCACGTGGTGGGCACCATCGACCTCGACGCCGGCGTCGACGCCACCGCCGTCACCAAAGCCCTCCGCGCCAACGGCATCCTCGACACCGAGCCCTACCGCAAGCTCGGCCGCAACCAGCTCCGCGTCGCCATGTTCCCGGCCATCGACCCCGAGGACGTCGCCGCCCTCACCCGGTGCATCGACCACGTCGTCGCTGCCCTCACCTGA
- a CDS encoding helix-turn-helix domain-containing protein — protein sequence MGRRRRHTVAAVIADGVAPFELAVGCEVFGIDRSELVDPWYRFLVCASTPGPTRTSVGFTIDTPYGLEEVRRADTVIVPAWGVTAQDVPGELVDALRAAHRRGARLLSVCSGAFVLAATGLLDGRRATTHWMYTDLLAQRHPEIDVDPRVLYVDEGDVMTSAGTAAGIDLCLHVVRLDHGAEVANAVARRMVVPPHRDGGQAQFVEAPVAPSAGDDPLATTLGWMLEHLDRPLTVDDLAERSHMSPRHFARRFRAVTGTTPHQWLLSQRVLLATRLLETTDEPVELVAYRCGMGTAANLRAHFQRAVGTSPQSYRRTFRRDEAV from the coding sequence ATGGGTCGCAGACGCCGTCACACCGTTGCCGCCGTCATTGCCGACGGCGTCGCCCCCTTCGAGTTGGCCGTTGGGTGCGAGGTGTTCGGCATCGACCGGTCTGAGCTGGTCGACCCCTGGTACCGCTTCCTCGTGTGCGCGTCCACACCGGGCCCGACCCGGACGTCGGTGGGGTTCACCATCGACACCCCCTACGGGCTCGAGGAGGTGCGCAGGGCCGACACGGTCATCGTCCCCGCATGGGGTGTGACCGCGCAGGACGTCCCCGGAGAACTGGTCGACGCGCTGCGAGCCGCCCATCGGCGCGGCGCGCGCCTGCTGTCCGTGTGCTCCGGCGCGTTCGTGCTCGCCGCCACCGGCCTGCTCGACGGGCGGCGGGCCACGACCCACTGGATGTACACCGACCTGCTGGCACAACGTCACCCGGAGATCGACGTCGACCCCCGAGTGCTGTACGTCGACGAGGGCGACGTGATGACGTCGGCCGGCACGGCGGCGGGCATCGACCTGTGCCTCCACGTCGTGCGCCTCGACCACGGAGCCGAGGTCGCCAACGCGGTGGCCCGCCGCATGGTGGTGCCGCCCCATCGCGACGGCGGCCAGGCCCAGTTCGTCGAGGCGCCCGTCGCACCGAGTGCCGGCGACGACCCGCTGGCGACCACGCTCGGGTGGATGCTCGAGCACCTCGACCGGCCCCTCACCGTCGACGACCTGGCCGAGCGCTCCCACATGAGCCCCCGCCACTTCGCCCGTCGCTTCCGTGCCGTCACCGGAACCACGCCCCACCAGTGGCTGCTCAGCCAGCGGGTGCTGCTGGCGACGCGGCTGCTCGAGACCACCGACGAACCCGTGGAGCTGGTGGCGTACCGCTGCGGCATGGGCACGGCCGCCAACCTCCGCGCCCATTTCCAGCGCGCCGTGGGCACGTCGCCCCAGTCGTACCGACGCACGTTCCGGCGCGACGAGGCCGTCTGA
- a CDS encoding 3D domain-containing protein, translating to MPSCARLHARRRPRRFVKLRRLGFAGLTGLVALPLASNGPVRAVDTATGQVLTLGTAPNLGVAAGRPVTAMARTATGKGYWLAASDGGVYAFGDAPFLGTAPGALRQPIVDMAASKSGLGYWLAGQDGGIFAFGDASYAGSLGDLRLNASIVGVAPTASGKGYWLAAQDGGVFAFGDAVFLGSAGATPLNAPIVGISATPSGNGYRLLARDGGVFAYGDAGFAGSPLGRGGPFVDLTTSVDGAGYWVAANDGSVSSFGSAAAPANALPTASNAPVTAMEATPSGDGVWMATGGEAIGDFGVTCYALQGTTSSGAPVSKDIVAVDPRSIPLGSEIFVGGLGVKRALDTGGAIKGRRLDIWNPSSAFCREFGLRRLTAYLVE from the coding sequence GTGCCCAGTTGCGCCCGTCTCCACGCCCGTCGCCGTCCCCGCCGGTTCGTCAAGCTCAGACGGCTCGGCTTCGCCGGCCTGACCGGCCTCGTGGCCCTGCCCTTGGCGTCCAATGGCCCCGTGCGGGCGGTGGACACCGCCACGGGGCAGGTCCTCACGCTGGGCACCGCCCCCAACCTCGGCGTGGCGGCCGGTCGACCGGTGACTGCCATGGCCCGGACCGCCACCGGCAAGGGGTACTGGCTGGCGGCGTCCGACGGCGGCGTCTACGCCTTCGGCGACGCCCCGTTCCTCGGGACCGCTCCTGGCGCCCTGCGCCAACCCATCGTCGACATGGCGGCCTCGAAATCCGGCCTCGGCTACTGGCTCGCAGGCCAGGACGGAGGGATCTTCGCGTTCGGCGACGCCTCGTACGCCGGCTCGCTGGGCGATCTGCGGCTGAACGCCTCGATCGTCGGCGTGGCGCCCACGGCGTCCGGCAAGGGGTACTGGCTCGCCGCCCAGGACGGCGGCGTCTTCGCCTTCGGCGACGCCGTGTTCCTCGGCTCGGCCGGTGCGACACCCCTGAACGCCCCCATCGTCGGCATCTCGGCCACGCCCTCGGGGAACGGCTACCGGCTGCTGGCCCGTGACGGCGGCGTGTTCGCCTACGGCGACGCCGGGTTCGCGGGCTCGCCGCTGGGCCGGGGTGGACCCTTCGTCGACCTGACCACGTCGGTGGACGGCGCCGGCTACTGGGTGGCGGCCAACGACGGTTCGGTCAGCAGCTTCGGGTCGGCGGCGGCGCCCGCCAACGCCCTGCCGACGGCCAGCAACGCACCGGTGACGGCCATGGAGGCCACACCCTCGGGCGACGGTGTGTGGATGGCCACCGGCGGCGAGGCCATCGGCGACTTCGGCGTCACGTGCTACGCCCTGCAGGGCACGACCTCGAGCGGAGCCCCGGTGTCGAAGGACATAGTCGCCGTCGACCCCCGCTCGATCCCCCTCGGCAGCGAGATCTTCGTCGGCGGCCTGGGCGTGAAGCGGGCGCTCGACACCGGCGGCGCCATCAAGGGTCGCCGGCTCGACATCTGGAACCCGTCGAGCGCCTTCTGCCGCGAGTTCGGCCTGCGCCGCCTCACCGCCTACCTCGTCGAGTAG
- a CDS encoding rhomboid family intramembrane serine protease produces MIEAPVGHHCPTCVHEARTEMRQVKRVTFARGGAVAGGVACTVLLAANVAVFLLGLTRRDLEVRFADNALLVASGEYYRMLTSAFLHAGLLHLGFNMFALYIFGSQVEAVLGVPRFLALYALSAVGGSACSITFSSPHQFSVGASGAVFGIFGAYFVIARSKGLDISQIGGLIAINLFLGAVVPQIDNAAHVGGLLTGAAVAVVYEWGRSQSRSAAVVAQVLGLAAVAAVIAAVTMQRVQDLPRF; encoded by the coding sequence ATGATCGAGGCCCCGGTGGGACACCACTGCCCGACCTGCGTCCACGAGGCCAGGACCGAGATGCGCCAGGTCAAGCGGGTGACGTTCGCCCGCGGCGGCGCGGTGGCGGGAGGCGTCGCCTGCACGGTGCTGCTGGCGGCCAACGTGGCCGTCTTCCTGCTCGGCCTGACGCGGCGCGACCTGGAGGTCCGCTTCGCCGACAACGCCTTGCTGGTGGCGAGCGGCGAGTACTACCGGATGCTCACCTCGGCGTTCCTCCACGCCGGCCTGCTGCACCTGGGCTTCAACATGTTCGCCCTGTACATCTTCGGGTCGCAGGTGGAGGCCGTCCTCGGCGTGCCCCGGTTCCTGGCCTTGTACGCCCTCTCCGCCGTCGGGGGCTCGGCCTGCTCCATCACCTTCAGCTCCCCGCACCAGTTCTCCGTCGGGGCCTCGGGAGCGGTGTTCGGGATCTTCGGTGCCTACTTCGTGATCGCCCGCAGCAAAGGGCTGGACATCTCGCAGATCGGCGGCCTGATCGCCATCAACCTCTTCCTCGGCGCCGTGGTGCCACAGATCGACAACGCCGCCCACGTGGGTGGGCTCCTCACCGGCGCAGCCGTGGCCGTGGTGTACGAGTGGGGCCGCAGCCAGAGCCGCTCGGCAGCCGTGGTCGCACAGGTGCTCGGCCTGGCCGCCGTGGCCGCCGTGATCGCAGCGGTGACGATGCAGCGGGTGCAGGACCTCCCCAGGTTCTGA